One Rubripirellula reticaptiva genomic region harbors:
- a CDS encoding NIPSNAP family protein yields the protein MPRCFFAFLMLASLMTAGGNAQAHQYYEVRSYLLGDKSDAGAIDQYLENALLPALKRQDIGPVGVFTNSADDKTGSARIVVVIPYESADQIASVEAAVQADSQFQADAKEYLDRGPGNSPYGRISSELLVAMDCMPELSVDADSLSNKDRVFELRLYESPNERLGHLKVEMFNAGEVPIFLDCDIQPIFIGQAVVGPQTPSLTYLTTYPSEAARNEAWKAFVKHPDWAVLKVVPKYQGTVSRIDKFVLVPKPYSQM from the coding sequence ATGCCACGATGTTTTTTTGCCTTTTTGATGTTGGCCAGCTTGATGACGGCTGGGGGCAATGCCCAGGCGCACCAGTATTACGAAGTCCGCAGCTATCTTTTGGGCGATAAAAGCGATGCTGGGGCGATCGACCAGTATCTTGAAAACGCGTTGCTGCCCGCCCTAAAACGTCAAGACATTGGCCCCGTCGGCGTGTTCACCAACTCGGCCGACGACAAAACGGGCAGTGCTCGGATCGTCGTTGTCATCCCTTACGAAAGCGCCGACCAAATCGCTAGCGTCGAAGCAGCCGTGCAAGCCGATTCGCAGTTCCAAGCTGACGCGAAAGAGTATTTGGATCGCGGCCCAGGAAATTCACCCTACGGGCGGATCAGCAGCGAATTGCTGGTCGCGATGGACTGCATGCCCGAGCTCAGCGTGGACGCCGACTCACTTTCCAACAAGGACCGCGTCTTCGAACTGCGTCTCTATGAAAGCCCCAACGAACGACTCGGTCACTTGAAAGTTGAAATGTTCAATGCTGGCGAAGTGCCGATTTTCTTGGACTGTGATATCCAACCGATCTTCATCGGCCAAGCCGTCGTCGGACCACAAACGCCAAGCCTGACGTACTTGACGACCTACCCAAGCGAAGCGGCACGCAACGAAGCGTGGAAGGCATTTGTGAAGCACCCTGACTGGGCCGTTTTGAAGGTGGTACCAAAGTATCAAGGCACCGTCAGCCGCATCGACAAGTTCGTCTTGGTGCCGAAGCCCTATTCGCAGATGTAA
- a CDS encoding Ig-like domain-containing protein — MAKRNNRLRTPRLEVRRRLTVEHLGDRRVLAAITGEVFEDLNGSLRKDDGELAAASRLVYIDANSNEVLDTGELTAVTDSSGAFRFDNLADGNYSVRLYSGTESQTQTIPIQPQLVRFVITIDDASDVVFGDDFFVTATAGSVVTAYPDQLGVHSVSVGQELRSLQAMPDGRILLVGSDTTNTTSWIFDPVTRMATPVSLQDTSGATVTSPTGWGSLLLNDQGLGVILPQIANPATASPYAVRSIDASDPTSGIEVTTTSTIVPADTKVLSSATGVRTVFASEGATGLELSLWSNSAATLITTTPIEVPSTTEMLSFDDDAGILALRTSGGGFSIHDVDAGFATLYSFDSGTAVMIDAERDLLFTYSSDDFKLRMLSLTDATVLFEMPVSLTTIGDVTKLVRGDSPNAIVAVGTAGVQQVRLDVASGNQVTITGGVDADPILFGIKPHGTNSAPSYNPIPSFTATEDQTLTLAAPAALAGATDPDGDSFIVLQMDQAANGTATIQIDGSLSYVPNPDFSGTDTVTVTLSDGRTASAPISLTFNVQAVPDEPTGIEIDIDPVPENLPAGTPIGGINVIDVDGGGGHVISIDDPRFGVDGGDIIFIGGDINFEAEPLIPLVVSATDSETGTTVTESVSVRITDANDPITGITPTEAFVLENAPGDVVTELKVLDEDEEQFHTFTVDDERFIVENFDLRLADGVSVDYETEQVIVVNVTATEVGTGGTFTQAITITVRDLVEQPVGIALTKDSVVELTEGDEVGDVLVDGAAPDPRLDVTVDDSRFEIVGSTLKLKEDVFVERAIQTEIQVTISVSDPNGELATVEQDFVIQVLPNETPLHNLNDPYDVNHDGSVSASDALAIINYLNIYGPGPVGSGGMEYCYDVNADGFITALDALLVLNRLSQTSSGTVGGEGDGEQSPAPAQTPRPEGEQLATDLASDSQDTATRFDLSSPSKTRDALFVQWQQRDERPDDFADFANEATSATDQVDESLRLLSDETA, encoded by the coding sequence ATGGCTAAACGAAACAACCGCCTACGAACGCCTCGCCTCGAAGTCCGCCGTCGGCTAACGGTTGAACATTTGGGTGACCGCCGTGTCCTAGCGGCTATTACAGGCGAAGTTTTTGAAGATCTGAACGGTTCGCTACGAAAAGACGACGGCGAATTGGCGGCGGCAAGCCGACTGGTTTACATCGACGCGAATTCGAACGAAGTCCTTGACACCGGTGAGCTCACCGCCGTGACAGACTCAAGTGGAGCGTTCCGGTTCGACAATTTGGCCGACGGCAACTACTCCGTTCGCCTGTATAGCGGAACTGAATCGCAGACCCAGACGATTCCGATCCAGCCCCAACTCGTTCGATTTGTCATCACGATTGATGACGCTAGCGATGTAGTCTTTGGCGATGACTTTTTCGTCACCGCGACGGCCGGTTCGGTGGTCACAGCGTATCCCGATCAATTGGGCGTTCACTCGGTCAGCGTTGGTCAGGAACTCCGATCACTGCAGGCGATGCCCGACGGCCGTATCTTGTTGGTGGGGTCCGACACGACCAACACGACGTCGTGGATTTTCGATCCCGTGACACGCATGGCTACACCGGTTTCACTCCAAGACACATCGGGAGCCACGGTCACATCGCCAACGGGATGGGGATCCCTGTTGCTAAACGACCAGGGCCTCGGCGTGATCTTGCCGCAAATCGCAAACCCAGCGACGGCAAGCCCCTATGCCGTTCGCTCGATCGACGCTTCCGACCCAACTTCGGGCATCGAGGTCACAACGACCTCGACCATCGTCCCCGCCGACACAAAGGTATTGTCATCGGCAACGGGTGTTCGAACCGTTTTTGCATCGGAAGGTGCCACTGGATTAGAGTTATCGCTGTGGAGCAATTCGGCGGCCACGTTGATCACGACGACCCCGATCGAAGTCCCCAGCACGACTGAGATGCTATCGTTCGATGACGACGCAGGCATTCTAGCGCTGCGAACTTCGGGTGGCGGATTCAGCATCCATGATGTCGACGCAGGCTTTGCAACGCTGTATTCCTTCGATTCGGGAACGGCCGTGATGATCGACGCCGAACGTGACTTGCTGTTCACGTACTCGAGCGACGATTTCAAACTGCGGATGCTTAGCCTGACCGATGCGACGGTGTTATTCGAGATGCCTGTTAGCCTGACCACGATCGGCGACGTCACCAAGCTTGTTCGCGGTGATTCGCCCAATGCGATTGTCGCCGTCGGCACCGCCGGCGTGCAACAAGTTCGACTCGACGTGGCATCCGGAAATCAAGTCACGATCACCGGCGGCGTCGATGCAGACCCGATACTGTTTGGCATCAAACCCCACGGCACTAACTCGGCCCCTAGCTATAATCCGATTCCGTCATTCACTGCCACCGAAGACCAAACGCTAACGCTCGCTGCACCTGCGGCTCTTGCTGGCGCAACCGATCCGGATGGCGATTCGTTCATCGTGTTGCAGATGGACCAGGCGGCCAACGGGACCGCAACGATCCAAATCGACGGTTCACTTTCCTACGTTCCCAATCCTGATTTTAGCGGCACCGACACGGTCACCGTGACACTGAGCGATGGCCGCACGGCATCAGCGCCGATCTCGCTGACGTTCAACGTCCAGGCCGTTCCGGACGAGCCGACAGGGATCGAAATCGACATCGATCCAGTCCCCGAAAACCTGCCCGCCGGCACGCCCATAGGCGGCATCAATGTCATCGACGTTGACGGCGGTGGTGGACATGTCATCTCGATCGACGATCCGCGATTTGGCGTCGATGGCGGGGACATCATCTTCATCGGTGGCGACATCAACTTCGAAGCCGAACCGTTGATCCCGCTTGTGGTCAGCGCGACCGATTCCGAGACAGGCACAACCGTTACCGAATCGGTGTCTGTGCGGATCACGGACGCCAACGACCCGATCACTGGCATCACCCCGACCGAAGCCTTCGTGCTTGAAAACGCCCCGGGTGATGTCGTGACCGAATTGAAAGTTCTTGACGAAGACGAGGAACAGTTCCATACGTTCACCGTCGATGATGAGCGATTCATCGTCGAGAACTTCGACCTGCGTTTGGCCGACGGAGTGTCGGTCGATTATGAAACCGAACAAGTCATCGTGGTCAACGTGACCGCAACCGAAGTCGGTACCGGCGGAACGTTCACGCAAGCGATCACGATCACGGTCCGCGACTTGGTCGAGCAACCGGTCGGGATTGCATTGACTAAAGATTCCGTTGTCGAACTAACCGAAGGCGACGAGGTCGGCGATGTCCTTGTCGACGGTGCTGCCCCCGATCCGCGACTTGACGTGACCGTCGACGATTCGCGTTTCGAAATCGTCGGCTCGACCTTAAAGTTGAAAGAAGACGTGTTTGTCGAACGAGCGATCCAAACAGAGATCCAAGTCACGATCAGCGTCAGCGACCCCAACGGGGAATTGGCAACCGTCGAACAAGATTTCGTGATCCAGGTCCTGCCAAACGAAACTCCGCTGCACAACCTTAACGACCCCTATGACGTCAACCATGACGGTTCGGTGTCGGCGTCCGACGCGTTGGCGATCATCAACTACTTGAACATTTACGGCCCCGGGCCAGTCGGTTCCGGCGGGATGGAATACTGCTACGACGTGAACGCCGACGGATTCATCACGGCGCTTGACGCGTTGCTTGTTCTGAACCGATTGAGTCAGACTTCGTCCGGCACCGTGGGCGGCGAAGGCGACGGCGAGCAATCACCTGCACCGGCGCAAACTCCACGTCCCGAAGGCGAACAGTTGGCGACGGACCTAGCGTCCGATTCACAAGACACCGCGACACGATTTGACTTGTCGTCACCCTCGAAAACCCGCGACGCACTGTTCGTCCAATGGCAACAACGAGATGAGCGTCCGGATGACTTTGCCGATTTCGCAAACGAAGCAACTTCGGCAACCGACCAGGTCGACGAGTCGTTAAGATTGTTGTCGGACGAAACCGCCTAG